From one Plasmodium chabaudi chabaudi strain AS genome assembly, chromosome: 4 genomic stretch:
- a CDS encoding CIR protein, with product MNTKKMCKLLLEGDGYFNDENVDTKKINKNTIIKGYCSNNGCKTNEDYINALSAYIYKEFKNLIKRNQKHNDYDEYLLMWISDKLLKIHKKGKGKKIGIGRMDDFTLKRAYEEYLKNHKQRLDYWYLLDMIKDLKEANLWYMSEYYKLLNLICKLITDYYNGVQTKQLYKYPADCSHQYKNLYLNISECKPYLDLLNKLKGIYDDFSSSIKKNDSNNELATKLKKLTPKDGKEMDAVRGFKTYNFSGSQCKFPKKKIKPKKPNPPRLPPSSKEEPPPQRKTPSSSQTSNASPKTKTGESSSSNVHDGSKIEIKASDNSEGNTGSENRGPSSGLNDPISSGVEGGNKDGGDNEPGISGGKSKEGTSKRTEHEGTSPPGPQASNQEAGSEHKGSVGVTTQIEQKNGSDTPKGTDDGAGSTKDNPNIGENGKKGSDGVTANQITHPKSGIPSSETGNENSNKRGSDDGPGGDSGGSKYGEKNIDRNLSNTGGAQGDKGGSVGGSGIPVSGKGGTNNVQGDSGGGKGNGTGVSGGGQTSTNGGVGDPGTNQGGGSGSEQGGSDSPPVENGTQNTPREPFNIGPFISSIALKGMEKLNDAINSFEMIKNKFIGATKYIYNTTLPSIKNGFDKSIDFFNGIINSISIDFKQVDPPAGSDNNKSEPDGTGSGPSAPDGPSSPPKDSPHHDSNNHDSQGSQTLQTSQDPQNPQTSLLPSSKDQAQEQQLSPGTSGNQSSDRTNQEGPQKPEPAPVLKPEHSGSELKGNGITEIGDIYIFKGYKQFVILTIVLLIPIALAIIYKYLSFGRRNKLKKKNNMKKVINMVGVNKTTKTVINSSDGKKQIQIIIKSYSQKKPTKKSINSVNRKKSPSLNIYQLMQADPVPFINLFFLLIFFVYKRKRDFIE from the exons ATGAACactaaaaaaatg TGTAAGTTACTTCTCGAAGGTGATGGTTATtttaatgatgaaaatgtcGATACGAagaaaattaacaaaaacaCAATAATCAAAGGATATTGTAGTAACAATGGTtgtaaaacaaatgaagaTTATATTAATGCTTTGTccgcatatatatataaggaattcaaaaatttaataaaaagaaaccAAAAGCATAATGATTatgatgaatatttattgatGTGGATAAGTGATAAATTGCTTAAGATAcacaaaaaaggaaaaggcAAAAAGATTGGAATAGGCCGCATGGATGATTTTACTTTAAAGCGGGCTTATGAAGAGTATTTAAAGAACCATAAACAAAGATTGGATTATTGGTATCTTTTGGATATGATAAAGGATTTGAAAGAAGCTAATCTTTGGTATATGAGcgaatattataaattactTAATCTAATATGTAAATTAATTACAGATTATTATAACGGTGTCCAAACTAAGCAACTTTATAAATATCCTGCCGATTGCAGTCATCAATATAAAAACCTTTATTTGAACATTTCTGAATGCAAACCATATCTTGATTTattgaataaattaaaaggtATATATGATGATTTTAGTTCTTCTATTAAGAAAAATGATTCAAACAATGAATTAGCAACTAAGCTTAAAAAACTTACACCAAAAGATGGAAAAGAGATGGACGCGGTGAGAGgttttaaaacatataactTCAGTGGTTCACAATGTAAATTccccaaaaaaaaaataaagccaAAAAAGCCGAACCCACCAAGATTACCACCTTCTTCAAAAGAAGAACCACCGCCACAACGCAAAACACCATCATCTTCACAAACGAGTAATGCATCACCAAAAACTAAAACAGGAGAATCAAGTTCATCAAATGTGCACGACGGTTctaaaattgaaataaaGGCTTCAGACAATAGTGAAGGAAATACAGGTAGTGAAAACAGAGGCCCGAGTAGTGGGCTAAATGATCCAATAAGTTCCGGCGTTGAAGGCGGAAATAAGGATGGTGGGGATAATGAACCCGGAATTTCAGGAGGGAAATCAAAAGAGGGTACATCAAAGAGAACAGAGCATGAAGGTACTTCCCCACCAGGACCCCAAGCATCAAATCAAGAAGCGGGCTCTGAACATAAGGGAAGTGTTGGGGTGACTACACAAATCGagcaaaaaaatggaagCGATACACCAAAAGGTACAGATGATGGAGCAGGAAGCACTAAAGATAATCCAAATATTGgagaaaatggaaaaaaaggTTCAGATGGTGTCACAGCAAACCAAATTACACATCCTAAATCAGGAATCCCAAGTAGCGAAACAGGAAATGAAAATTCCAATAAAAGAGGTTCCGATGATGGGCCGGGCGGTGATTCAGGAGGTTCAAAATATggggaaaaaaatatagataggAATCTATCAAATACAGGTGGCGCACAAGGTGATAAAGGAGGATCAGTAGGTGGATCAGGAATTCCAGTTAGTGGAAAGGGAGGTACAAATAATGTACAAGGAGATTCTGGAGGCGGGAAAGGTAATGGAACAGGAGTTTCAGGTGGGGGGCAAACAAGTACAAATGGTGGAGTAGGCGATCCAGGTACCAATCAAGGAGGTGGATCAGGTAGTGAACAAGGTGGCTCAGATAGTCCTCCAGTAGAGAACGGAACTCAAAATACGCCAAGAGAACCTTTTAATATTGGACCATTCATTTCTAGTATCGCATTAAAAGGCATGGAGAAATTAAATGATGCAATTAATTCGTTTGAAATGATTaagaataaatttatagGCGCAaccaaatatatatataatacaactTTACctagtataaaaaatggtttCGATAAATctattgatttttttaatggcATTATTAATAGTATAAGTATCGATTTTAAACAAGTAGACCCCCCTGCTGGTtcagataataataaatctgAACCAGACGGCACAGGGAGCGGGCCATCCGCACCTGATGGCCCATCATCACCCCCAAAAGATTCACCTCACCACGATTCAAATAATCACGATTCGCAAGGTTCACAAACACTACAAACCTCACAAGATCCACAAAATCCACAAACATCACTATTACCAAGTTCTAAGGACCAAGCTCAAGAACAGCAACTGTCTCCGGGCACGTCTGGAAACCAAAGTTCTGATCGAACCAATCAAGAAGGACCTCAAAAACCAGAGCCAGCTCCAGTGCTGAAACCAGAACATTCTGGAAGTGAATTAAAAGGAAATGGAATAACAGAAATAggtgatatatatatattcaaaggATACAAACAATTTGTAATTTTAACTATAGTTCTTTTAATTCCCATTGCTTTAGCTATTATATACaag tatttatcatttggacgaagaaataaattgaagaaaaaaaataacatgaAAAAGGTTATAAATATGGTTGGCGTAAATAAAACGACAAAAACGGTTATAAACTCAAGTgatggaaaaaaacaaatacaaataattataaaatcataTAGTCAAAAAAAACCGACtaaaaaatcaataaaTTCCGTTAATAGGAAAAAATCTCcatcattaaatatataccaaCTTATGCAGGCTGATCCTGtaccatttattaatttgttttttctgttaattttttttgtttataaaagaaagcGCGATTTCATAGaatga